One stretch of Halobacillus litoralis DNA includes these proteins:
- the ilvC gene encoding ketol-acid reductoisomerase yields MAHVYYHNDIKDEVLKNKKVAVVGYGSQGHAHAQNLKESGHNVVVGLRKGKSWDKAEQDGLEVKSVADAVAESDVVMVLLPDEYQPRVYEESIKPNLKSGAALAFAHGFNVHFNQVVPPSDVDVFLVAPKGPGHLVRRTFEEGAGVPALIGVEQDVTGEAKEIALAYAKGIGGGRAGVLETSFHEETETDLFGEQAVLCGGLSSLVKAGFETLTEAGYQPEVAYFECMHELKLIVDLMYEGGLEGMRYSISDTAQWGDFVSGPRVVDESTKARMKDVLTDIQTGKFAKGWILENQVNRPEFNAINARENNHQIEKVGRELRELMPFVKKSQSKEKDVVTHGSR; encoded by the coding sequence ATGGCACACGTATATTATCACAACGATATTAAAGATGAGGTACTAAAAAATAAAAAAGTCGCTGTTGTAGGCTATGGATCTCAAGGTCATGCACACGCTCAAAACTTGAAGGAAAGTGGTCATAACGTCGTTGTGGGTCTTCGTAAAGGAAAGTCATGGGATAAAGCGGAACAAGACGGACTGGAAGTGAAAAGTGTTGCCGATGCTGTAGCAGAATCTGATGTAGTCATGGTTCTTCTTCCTGATGAATATCAGCCGAGAGTGTATGAAGAGTCCATCAAACCGAATTTGAAGTCCGGAGCAGCACTTGCTTTCGCGCACGGATTCAACGTCCACTTTAATCAAGTTGTTCCTCCATCAGATGTCGATGTTTTCCTTGTGGCTCCTAAAGGACCAGGGCACCTTGTCCGTCGTACGTTTGAAGAAGGGGCAGGTGTACCGGCACTGATCGGTGTCGAACAGGACGTTACTGGGGAAGCGAAAGAAATCGCGCTCGCCTATGCGAAAGGAATCGGCGGGGGCCGTGCAGGAGTGCTTGAAACATCCTTCCATGAAGAAACGGAAACTGATCTATTCGGTGAACAGGCCGTCCTTTGCGGTGGACTTTCAAGCCTTGTGAAAGCTGGTTTTGAAACATTGACTGAAGCTGGCTATCAGCCGGAAGTCGCCTACTTCGAATGTATGCACGAGCTCAAATTGATCGTTGATTTGATGTACGAAGGCGGTCTTGAAGGTATGCGTTATTCCATCTCTGATACAGCACAGTGGGGTGACTTCGTATCAGGTCCACGTGTTGTTGATGAAAGTACGAAAGCCCGTATGAAAGACGTGTTGACAGATATCCAGACAGGGAAGTTCGCCAAAGGCTGGATCCTTGAGAACCAGGTGAATCGTCCAGAATTCAATGCCATCAATGCGCGTGAAAACAATCATCAAATCGAGAAGGTGGGTAGAGAGCTCCGTGAACTAATGCCGTTCGTTAAGAAGTCCCAATCCAAAGAAAAGGATGTGGTCACACATGGCTCACGTTAA
- the ilvN gene encoding acetolactate synthase small subunit: protein MKRIVTATVHNRSGVLNRVTGLLAKRQFNIESISVGRTETEGVSKMTFVVEVEDDRKLEQLTKQLNKQIDVLKVSDITDKAIVARELAMVKVISNPQIRSEIQGIIEPFRASIIDVSKESVTVQVTGKSDKVDALIDLLRPYGIKELARTGLTAFTRGHQPQVAEFKSYSLLK from the coding sequence ATGAAGCGAATCGTCACAGCAACCGTTCATAATCGAAGCGGTGTGCTGAACCGGGTAACAGGATTACTTGCCAAAAGGCAATTCAACATTGAAAGCATTTCTGTCGGGCGTACGGAGACCGAAGGCGTCTCGAAAATGACGTTCGTTGTGGAAGTTGAAGATGACCGCAAGCTCGAGCAGCTGACCAAACAGCTGAACAAACAAATCGATGTGCTGAAAGTATCAGACATCACAGACAAAGCGATTGTCGCCAGGGAACTTGCGATGGTGAAGGTGATCAGCAACCCACAGATCCGCAGTGAAATCCAGGGCATCATCGAACCGTTCCGTGCATCAATCATTGATGTCAGTAAAGAAAGCGTTACGGTTCAAGTGACAGGTAAATCTGATAAAGTCGATGCGCTCATCGATCTATTAAGGCCTTATGGCATAAAAGAACTAGCCAGAACGGGCTTAACCGCATTCACCCGCGGTCATCAGCCGCAAGTAGCAGAATTCAAATCTTACTCTCTATTAAAATAA
- the ilvB gene encoding biosynthetic-type acetolactate synthase large subunit — protein MKAQASAEQQTATKTGADLLVEALIGQGVKTLFGYPGGAVLPIYDAIYRAEGSFDHILPRHEQGAIHAAEGYARVSGKAGVVIGTSGPGATNLVTGIADAMMDSIPLVIFTGQVAKGVIGTDAFQESDIMGITTPITKHNYQVQEIEDLPRIVNEAFHIATTGRPGPVVVDIPKDISSTVHAKEVKSEFHLPGYQPTVKPNPLQVSKLHDALVEAKKPVVLAGSGVIHAGASEELKTFVQSYQLPVTTTLLGLGSYPGTCDLSLGMAGMHGTYSANTALYECDLLINIGSRFDDRLTGNLKHFAPNATVAHIDIDPAEIGKNIPTHIPIVSDAKAALEALNAKTVKGLHHKGWMDAISQNKIDYPLWHDQPDELIVPQWLMQKVYEYTGGEAVVTTDVGQHQMWAAQYYQFDRPNRWVTSGGLGTMGYGFPAAIGAQLADMDSTCVAVVGDGGFQMTLQELSVLQERRLPVKVLIVNNQALGMVRQWQEKFYSERYSESIIDVQPDFVKLAESYQVPSYKIETQEELLEVLPKVLGDDQPAVIDCRVLQKENVYPMIAPGKGLHEMIGVKR, from the coding sequence ATGAAGGCACAGGCAAGTGCGGAACAACAGACCGCGACGAAGACAGGAGCCGATTTGCTAGTGGAAGCTTTAATCGGTCAAGGTGTCAAAACGTTATTCGGATATCCAGGTGGCGCGGTTTTACCGATTTATGATGCGATTTACAGGGCTGAAGGCAGCTTTGATCACATTCTTCCAAGACATGAACAAGGAGCGATTCACGCAGCGGAAGGATATGCGAGGGTTTCCGGAAAGGCCGGGGTCGTCATCGGGACGTCTGGTCCAGGAGCAACAAACTTAGTTACGGGTATTGCGGACGCGATGATGGATTCTATTCCCCTCGTGATATTTACAGGGCAGGTTGCCAAAGGTGTCATTGGAACCGATGCGTTCCAGGAATCAGACATCATGGGCATCACGACGCCTATTACCAAGCATAATTATCAAGTTCAGGAAATCGAGGACCTGCCGAGAATTGTGAATGAAGCCTTTCATATCGCAACGACAGGCAGACCAGGACCGGTCGTTGTGGATATTCCGAAAGACATCAGTTCTACAGTTCACGCAAAGGAAGTGAAGAGCGAATTCCACTTACCCGGTTACCAGCCGACCGTCAAACCGAATCCACTTCAAGTCAGTAAATTGCATGACGCACTAGTGGAAGCGAAAAAACCGGTGGTACTCGCAGGATCTGGTGTCATTCATGCAGGTGCTTCGGAAGAGTTAAAAACATTCGTCCAAAGTTACCAACTGCCGGTTACGACAACGCTTCTAGGACTTGGCAGTTACCCGGGCACCTGTGATTTGTCCCTCGGAATGGCTGGAATGCATGGGACGTATTCAGCAAATACAGCTCTTTACGAATGCGACCTGCTGATCAATATCGGTTCTCGCTTTGATGACAGACTGACAGGAAACTTGAAGCATTTTGCACCAAACGCGACAGTCGCCCATATCGATATCGACCCTGCTGAAATCGGAAAAAATATTCCAACGCACATTCCGATCGTATCGGATGCCAAAGCAGCACTGGAAGCTTTGAACGCAAAAACTGTGAAGGGGCTGCACCATAAAGGGTGGATGGATGCGATCAGCCAAAACAAAATTGATTATCCACTCTGGCATGATCAGCCGGATGAACTCATCGTTCCTCAGTGGCTCATGCAGAAAGTTTATGAATATACCGGTGGAGAAGCAGTTGTTACGACAGATGTCGGACAGCATCAAATGTGGGCGGCCCAATACTATCAATTTGATCGGCCGAACCGCTGGGTCACCTCAGGCGGCCTAGGAACGATGGGCTATGGGTTCCCAGCAGCAATCGGAGCACAGCTGGCCGACATGGATTCCACATGTGTCGCTGTTGTCGGTGACGGTGGTTTTCAAATGACGCTTCAGGAACTATCTGTTCTCCAGGAACGGAGACTGCCGGTCAAAGTCCTGATCGTCAACAATCAGGCGTTAGGCATGGTAAGACAGTGGCAGGAGAAGTTTTATAGTGAGAGATACTCAGAATCGATCATCGATGTTCAGCCGGACTTTGTAAAACTAGCAGAAAGCTACCAAGTCCCTAGCTATAAGATCGAAACACAGGAAGAACTCTTGGAAGTCCTGCCGAAAGTACTGGGAGATGATCAGCCGGCGGTCATCGATTGCCGTGTCCTTCAAAAAGAGAACGTCTATCCGATGATCGCACCAGGAAAAGGACTACATGAAATGATTGGGGTGAAACGATGA
- the ilvE gene encoding branched-chain-amino-acid transaminase translates to MSSQWIYMSGEYVKKEEAVVSVYDHGFLYGDGVFEGIRVYEGNIFKLDEHLNRLYDSAKSIMLEIPHSKEELEEIIAETVRRNQLETAYIRVVVSRGAGNLGLDPASCANPRLVVIAEALALFPKELYERGVRLASVSSRRNRPDVLPPQVKSLNYLNNILVKMEANQAGVDEALMLNDQGYVTEGSADNIFIVKNGTILTPPTYLGALEGITRNAIIDLAEDKGYKVKEQPFTRHDVYVADEVFLTGTAAEVIAVVEVDQRKVGDGKPGVVTNHLLSEFRKVTTTDGYKVYSKDQANVS, encoded by the coding sequence ATGAGCAGCCAATGGATTTATATGAGCGGTGAATACGTGAAGAAAGAAGAAGCCGTTGTTTCCGTTTATGATCACGGTTTCTTATATGGAGATGGGGTGTTCGAAGGAATTCGTGTTTACGAAGGAAACATCTTTAAGCTCGATGAACACTTGAACCGTCTCTATGATTCAGCGAAGTCGATCATGCTTGAGATCCCACATAGCAAGGAGGAACTCGAAGAGATTATTGCGGAAACGGTCCGCCGTAACCAGTTGGAAACCGCTTATATCCGCGTCGTCGTTTCCAGAGGCGCCGGCAACCTGGGTCTGGACCCAGCCAGCTGTGCAAATCCTCGTTTGGTTGTCATTGCTGAAGCACTCGCTTTGTTCCCGAAAGAATTATATGAACGCGGGGTCCGCCTTGCCTCTGTTTCAAGCAGAAGGAATCGACCGGACGTGTTACCGCCCCAAGTGAAATCGTTGAATTACTTAAACAACATTCTCGTGAAAATGGAAGCCAATCAGGCAGGCGTAGATGAAGCTCTCATGCTGAATGATCAAGGCTATGTGACGGAGGGTTCCGCCGACAACATCTTTATCGTGAAGAATGGAACCATCCTTACACCGCCGACATATTTAGGTGCATTAGAAGGAATCACCCGTAACGCCATCATCGATTTAGCTGAAGATAAAGGCTACAAAGTCAAGGAGCAGCCATTTACAAGACACGATGTTTACGTCGCGGATGAAGTGTTTTTGACAGGCACAGCAGCAGAAGTGATCGCTGTCGTAGAAGTCGATCAGCGAAAAGTTGGAGATGGGAAACCAGGGGTTGTCACAAACCACTTGCTTTCAGAATTCAGAAAAGTAACGACAACCGACGGATACAAAGTGTACAGCAAAGATCAAGCGAACGTGAGTTAG
- a CDS encoding thermonuclease family protein, producing the protein MSSWIRPFRGLIVLLVLSISILTGCTETQPVEEESESQTEQSQNSEPSASLEKEEETPLEEESMASDEGKQPGDVDATVTNVVDGDTIDIKIKGREERVRLLLVDTPETVHPNKPVQPFGPEASDFAKEKLSGKEIRFEYDGPKRDHYDRLLGYVWVNGENFNQQLLEKGLARYAYEYDPPYVHSASMKNAETRAKQQEKGIWSMEGYATDEGFQRGESPKAEEIPASSPYEDRLPYDPQGPDRDCGDFSSQEVAQAFYEAAGGPAQDPHRLDGHDQDGLVCESL; encoded by the coding sequence ATGTCCTCATGGATACGACCTTTTCGTGGTCTCATCGTATTGCTGGTTTTATCCATTTCAATACTTACCGGTTGTACCGAAACCCAGCCAGTAGAAGAAGAGTCTGAAAGTCAAACCGAACAATCACAAAATTCCGAACCAAGTGCTTCCTTGGAAAAAGAGGAGGAAACACCTCTAGAAGAGGAATCAATGGCATCTGACGAAGGAAAACAGCCCGGAGATGTTGATGCCACGGTTACAAATGTCGTGGACGGAGACACCATTGACATTAAGATCAAAGGCAGAGAAGAACGTGTCCGTTTGTTACTTGTCGACACGCCCGAAACCGTTCATCCAAACAAGCCCGTCCAGCCCTTTGGACCTGAGGCAAGTGACTTTGCAAAAGAGAAGTTGTCAGGAAAAGAAATTCGTTTCGAATATGACGGCCCAAAGCGTGATCATTATGACCGACTTCTTGGCTATGTTTGGGTAAACGGAGAGAATTTCAACCAGCAATTACTGGAAAAAGGACTTGCCCGATATGCATATGAATATGATCCACCCTACGTTCACTCAGCATCTATGAAAAACGCAGAGACTCGTGCCAAACAACAAGAGAAAGGGATTTGGAGCATGGAGGGTTACGCTACTGATGAGGGATTCCAGAGAGGCGAGTCACCAAAAGCGGAGGAAATACCAGCCTCCTCCCCCTATGAAGATCGTCTTCCCTATGATCCTCAAGGACCAGACAGGGACTGTGGTGACTTTTCTTCACAAGAAGTAGCACAAGCCTTTTATGAAGCGGCTGGAGGCCCCGCCCAAGACCCACATCGCCTGGATGGGCACGATCAGGATGGTCTCGTTTGTGAAAGTTTATAA
- the leuC gene encoding 3-isopropylmalate dehydratase large subunit, whose amino-acid sequence MSHPKTIVEKIWDQHVVHEEEGKPNLLYIDLHLIHEVTSPQAFEGLRLAGRKVRRPDRTFATMDHNVPTIHRNVIKDEVSKKQMETLKANCEEFGVRLADINHPDQGIVHVIGPELGLTQPGKTIVCGDSHTSTHGAFGALAFGIGTSEVEHVLATQSLWQAPPKTLQVNVDGVLGTGVTAKDLILAIIGKYGVRFGTGHVIEYTGEAVRNLSMEERMTVCNMSIEAGARAGLISPDATTIDYMRGKRYVPEGKDFDEVAEQWLALASDEGAEYDQTLKIHADEIEPQVTWGTNPSQCVPVGGRVPDPELVEEDRDGIERAIEYMGLEANQSIESIPVEHVFIGSCTNSRLSDLRKAAEIVRGGRVHEGVRALVVPGSKSVKDAAEAEGLDTIFLTAGFEWRDAGCSMCLAMNDDIVPPGERCASTSNRNFEGRQGNGARTHLVSPEMAAAAALEGHFVDVRKYASTVGG is encoded by the coding sequence ATGAGTCATCCAAAAACCATTGTAGAAAAAATTTGGGATCAGCATGTCGTCCATGAAGAAGAAGGGAAACCGAACCTCCTCTACATCGACTTGCATCTGATTCATGAGGTGACCTCTCCCCAGGCGTTTGAAGGATTGCGGTTGGCCGGAAGGAAAGTGAGAAGACCAGATCGTACGTTTGCGACGATGGATCATAACGTACCAACGATCCACCGGAATGTCATCAAAGATGAAGTTTCCAAAAAGCAGATGGAAACATTGAAAGCCAACTGTGAAGAGTTCGGCGTTCGCCTGGCAGACATTAATCACCCAGATCAAGGGATTGTCCATGTAATCGGACCGGAACTTGGTCTGACCCAGCCGGGAAAAACAATAGTCTGTGGGGATAGCCATACCTCCACACACGGAGCTTTCGGGGCATTGGCATTTGGAATCGGAACAAGTGAGGTGGAGCACGTGCTCGCGACCCAATCCTTGTGGCAGGCACCTCCAAAAACCCTTCAAGTCAACGTTGATGGGGTGCTTGGAACAGGCGTCACAGCGAAGGATTTAATTCTTGCGATCATTGGAAAATATGGGGTTCGCTTTGGTACAGGTCATGTGATCGAGTACACCGGTGAAGCTGTTCGCAACCTTTCAATGGAGGAACGCATGACGGTATGCAACATGTCGATCGAAGCAGGAGCAAGAGCCGGATTGATCAGTCCTGATGCAACGACAATTGATTACATGCGAGGCAAACGCTATGTGCCGGAAGGAAAAGATTTTGACGAAGTAGCTGAACAGTGGCTCGCATTAGCCTCCGATGAAGGGGCTGAATATGACCAGACGCTTAAGATTCATGCGGATGAGATTGAACCCCAGGTGACATGGGGAACGAATCCTTCCCAATGTGTTCCTGTCGGTGGTCGTGTTCCCGATCCTGAATTGGTAGAAGAAGATCGGGACGGCATCGAGCGGGCCATCGAATATATGGGACTTGAGGCGAACCAGAGTATCGAATCCATTCCTGTCGAGCACGTGTTTATCGGTTCGTGCACAAACTCCAGGTTAAGCGATTTGCGCAAAGCGGCGGAAATTGTTCGTGGCGGCCGCGTTCACGAAGGAGTGAGAGCTCTTGTCGTTCCTGGTTCCAAATCTGTAAAAGATGCAGCAGAAGCGGAAGGTTTGGATACGATTTTCTTGACCGCAGGTTTTGAATGGCGCGATGCCGGTTGCAGCATGTGCCTAGCTATGAATGATGATATCGTCCCACCTGGTGAACGCTGTGCTTCCACTTCCAATCGGAACTTCGAGGGGCGCCAGGGAAATGGTGCCCGTACCCATCTCGTGAGTCCGGAAATGGCAGCAGCGGCAGCGTTGGAAGGGCATTTTGTCGATGTCAGAAAATACGCCAGTACGGTAGGAGGGTGA
- a CDS encoding YjcZ family sporulation protein, with product MGWYGGCGGYGGGYGSTFVLIVVLFILLIIVGASFYN from the coding sequence ATGGGCTGGTATGGTGGCTGCGGCGGATACGGCGGCGGATACGGAAGCACTTTCGTTTTGATCGTTGTATTGTTCATCCTTTTGATTATCGTAGGAGCTTCTTTCTATAACTAA
- the leuB gene encoding 3-isopropylmalate dehydrogenase, translating to MEKHIVLLPGDGIGPEVTKAAKNVLQSVADRFQHTFTFETHDIGGVAIDNHETPLPEDTVEAARKADAIFLGAVGGPKWDQLPGHMRPEKGLLGIRKELELFANLRPVKAFQQLLHASPLKQEVVAESDLLIVRELTGGLYFGEPRERRNNGKAVVDTLAYERREIERIVEQAFQSAQVRRKHLTSVDKANVLESSRMWREVVEEKKAQYPDVRVEHMLVDAAAMKLVTNPAYFDVIVTENMFGDILSDEASVLTGSLGMLPSASLKETGVGLFEPVHGSAPDIAGENKANPLASILSVAMMLKHSFGMEEEAEQVEAAVQEVLNEGYHTADINLVGGTVVSGSELARKVVDQITTSDTTENIMRCYV from the coding sequence ATGGAAAAACATATCGTACTTTTGCCAGGAGACGGGATTGGTCCAGAAGTGACAAAAGCTGCTAAAAACGTGTTGCAGTCGGTAGCGGACCGCTTTCAGCACACCTTCACTTTTGAGACTCATGACATCGGAGGAGTGGCGATCGACAATCACGAAACGCCCCTTCCGGAGGATACGGTCGAAGCAGCAAGGAAAGCGGATGCCATTTTCCTGGGAGCGGTCGGTGGACCGAAATGGGATCAGCTTCCCGGTCATATGAGGCCGGAAAAAGGACTGCTCGGGATCCGCAAAGAACTCGAGTTGTTTGCGAATCTCCGTCCTGTCAAAGCGTTTCAACAGTTGCTCCATGCATCGCCTTTAAAGCAGGAGGTCGTCGCGGAAAGTGATCTGTTGATCGTCCGTGAGCTGACCGGTGGGTTGTACTTTGGAGAACCGAGAGAACGACGTAACAATGGTAAAGCCGTCGTCGATACGTTGGCATACGAACGGCGGGAGATTGAAAGGATCGTAGAACAGGCTTTCCAAAGCGCTCAGGTGCGGAGGAAGCATCTCACATCTGTCGATAAAGCGAATGTCCTCGAGTCGAGCCGCATGTGGAGGGAAGTCGTGGAGGAGAAAAAAGCGCAGTATCCAGATGTAAGGGTTGAACATATGCTTGTGGATGCCGCCGCGATGAAACTTGTGACGAATCCGGCATACTTTGATGTCATCGTCACAGAGAACATGTTCGGGGACATCTTGAGCGATGAAGCTTCTGTACTGACAGGGTCGCTCGGTATGTTGCCATCTGCCAGTTTAAAAGAAACGGGCGTCGGCCTTTTCGAGCCGGTCCATGGGTCTGCCCCTGATATCGCAGGAGAGAATAAAGCGAATCCTCTCGCTAGTATCCTATCTGTTGCGATGATGCTGAAGCATTCTTTCGGCATGGAAGAAGAAGCAGAACAAGTGGAAGCGGCTGTACAGGAAGTGTTGAACGAAGGGTACCACACGGCAGACATCAATCTCGTAGGAGGTACCGTCGTCAGTGGCAGTGAATTGGCACGAAAAGTAGTCGATCAAATCACCACAAGTGATACGACAGAAAATATCATGCGTTGTTACGTATAA
- a CDS encoding TAXI family TRAP transporter solute-binding subunit: MKKYSWLMFVLLFTVSLFLSACGESGTSSSGGEDGGSDGGEEMTNLTMGTGSVGGVYYPLGGEMANLFADNIDAEGFDVSSVESGASVENIAKIQSGDFQLGIAQNTTMINAVEGMGEFEGKDVGNVAVIGSLYPEALQVVTLDSTGIESIEDLKGKKVAVGPPGGATREAAEMVLSAYGIEEGDYEAFEEGFGDAKSKLQNNTIDASFAVVGVPSSTTDELDAATGEVKFLNIEGDALEEVVANSQYEAYTVEPGTYEWQEEPVETITAMALLLGSTSQVSEDLAYEMTKTLYENAGDMSIAQAKLVTQDSALTGAQDLPLHPGAEKYFKEAGILE; this comes from the coding sequence ATGAAAAAGTATTCATGGTTAATGTTCGTTCTTCTCTTCACAGTAAGCCTATTCTTGAGTGCTTGTGGTGAAAGTGGGACAAGCAGTTCCGGAGGAGAAGACGGCGGAAGTGATGGTGGCGAAGAAATGACAAACCTGACAATGGGTACAGGTAGCGTCGGAGGCGTTTACTATCCACTCGGAGGAGAAATGGCGAACCTTTTTGCAGACAATATTGACGCTGAGGGATTTGATGTTAGCTCTGTAGAATCTGGAGCTTCTGTTGAAAACATCGCCAAAATTCAATCCGGAGATTTCCAGTTGGGGATTGCCCAGAATACGACGATGATTAATGCTGTCGAAGGAATGGGTGAATTTGAAGGAAAAGATGTCGGAAATGTCGCTGTCATCGGCTCCCTTTACCCAGAAGCGCTTCAAGTGGTCACGCTTGATTCTACAGGAATTGAATCCATAGAAGACCTTAAAGGTAAAAAAGTAGCGGTCGGACCTCCAGGTGGAGCGACTCGTGAAGCTGCTGAGATGGTTCTTTCCGCTTATGGCATCGAAGAAGGCGACTATGAAGCGTTCGAAGAAGGATTTGGTGACGCGAAGAGTAAACTTCAAAACAATACAATCGACGCCTCTTTCGCAGTTGTAGGGGTTCCATCCTCAACAACTGATGAACTAGACGCGGCTACAGGAGAAGTGAAATTCCTGAACATTGAAGGGGACGCTTTAGAGGAAGTCGTTGCCAACAGTCAATACGAAGCGTACACGGTTGAACCAGGAACGTATGAGTGGCAGGAAGAGCCTGTTGAAACCATTACTGCAATGGCGCTTCTGCTCGGTTCAACAAGCCAGGTCAGTGAAGATCTAGCTTATGAAATGACGAAAACACTTTATGAAAATGCTGGTGATATGTCAATCGCTCAAGCGAAGCTGGTCACCCAAGATAGTGCTTTGACAGGTGCACAAGATCTACCGCTTCACCCTGGAGCAGAGAAGTATTTCAAAGAAGCAGGCATTTTGGAATAA
- a CDS encoding indolepyruvate ferredoxin oxidoreductase subunit alpha: MAFVITQPCQGEQAGECVDVCPVDCIEKGEDQYYINPDICIDCGACVSVCPVDAIVEEYELMPEEEPYLEKAEKFFGNI, encoded by the coding sequence ATGGCATTTGTTATTACACAACCTTGCCAAGGCGAGCAAGCCGGAGAGTGCGTCGACGTTTGTCCTGTCGACTGCATTGAAAAAGGGGAAGACCAGTACTACATCAATCCTGATATTTGTATAGACTGCGGCGCGTGTGTATCGGTTTGTCCGGTAGATGCGATTGTCGAAGAGTATGAGCTGATGCCCGAGGAAGAGCCGTATCTAGAAAAAGCGGAGAAGTTCTTCGGCAACATATAA